One part of the Candidatus Methylomirabilota bacterium genome encodes these proteins:
- the rodA gene encoding rod shape-determining protein RodA, translating into MFRIDRRLLLHFDWLLVGLAALLIGAGLLTLGSLVPRLLMRQLLWLAVGGLGVLVIISIDYRILARWAYIAYGLGLAVLAAVLVLGRAAQGARRWLAIGPLTVQPSELFKLIIIVTVATHLASREEHRPGWDRVVLPLLLVAPAFLLIVKQPDLGTALVLFPVVGALLFVGGARWRDLAILAGTGLAAAPALWFFLRGYQRERLLVYVDPFRDPLGSAWNVIQAKITIGSGQLTGKGLFGGTQSRLAFLPERHTDFIFAAFAESWGFVGAVALLAVYGLLAMRGLEVAATARDTLGSLLATGATVLLVSQALVNIGMVTGLLPIVGIPLPMVSYGGSALLTALGAVALIENVRMRRFA; encoded by the coding sequence CTGGGGAGCCTCGTCCCGCGGCTGCTCATGCGCCAGCTCCTGTGGCTCGCGGTGGGCGGCCTCGGCGTCCTCGTCATCATCTCGATCGACTACCGGATCCTGGCGCGCTGGGCCTACATCGCCTACGGGCTGGGCCTCGCCGTCCTGGCCGCGGTCCTCGTCCTGGGCCGGGCGGCCCAGGGCGCGCGCCGGTGGCTCGCCATCGGGCCCCTGACGGTGCAGCCCTCCGAGCTGTTCAAGCTGATCATCATCGTGACCGTCGCCACCCATCTGGCGAGCCGCGAAGAGCACCGGCCTGGCTGGGACCGGGTGGTCCTCCCCCTGCTGCTCGTCGCCCCGGCGTTCCTGCTGATCGTCAAGCAGCCGGACCTCGGCACGGCCCTGGTGCTCTTCCCGGTCGTGGGGGCGCTCCTGTTCGTCGGCGGCGCCCGCTGGCGAGATCTGGCGATCCTGGCCGGGACCGGGCTGGCGGCAGCCCCGGCGCTCTGGTTCTTCCTTCGCGGGTATCAGCGCGAGCGGCTCCTGGTCTACGTCGACCCGTTCCGGGATCCGCTCGGCAGCGCGTGGAACGTGATTCAAGCCAAGATCACCATCGGCTCCGGTCAGCTCACGGGCAAGGGGCTCTTCGGCGGTACCCAGAGCCGGCTCGCTTTCCTGCCGGAGCGTCACACGGACTTCATCTTCGCCGCCTTTGCCGAGTCGTGGGGATTCGTCGGCGCCGTCGCGCTCCTGGCCGTCTACGGGCTGCTCGCGATGCGGGGGCTGGAGGTGGCGGCCACCGCGCGGGATACGCTCGGGAGCCTGCTCGCGACCGGCGCCACCGTGCTGCTCGTGAGTCAGGCGCTCGTCAACATCGGCATGGTGACGGGCCTGCTCCCGATCGTCGGGATTCCGCTCCCCATGGTCAGCTACGGCGGCTCGGCCCTCTTGACGGCGTTGGGCGCCGTCGCCTTGATCGAGAACGTGCGGATGCGCCGGTTCGCCTGA
- a CDS encoding Rne/Rng family ribonuclease gives MPRTIVINAGISETRVAVVDSGLLSDLSLERKRHRSIVGNVYKGVVTNVLPGMQAAFVDVGLAKDAFLYAGDFTANVGEYERMMLADDEADIELEEPPERERREIAPIEDVLRKGQEILVQVSKESLGTKGARITSFISLPGRYLVYMPQVNHVGVSRRIRDAVERDRLRRLIKAIRPPAGGGFIIRTVGEGKGEEEFRADIEFLMRLWQQIQARFAQAPPRSVLHEEGDLIFRVVRDLFTADVEEIIIDAEAEYRRALEYAQSLVPVLAHRVHLYEGREPVFEARGIEKEIEKALRRKVWLKSGGYLVVDQTEALVSIDVNTGKYVGKRDFEETILKINLEAVNEVVRQIRLRDLGGIIIIDFIDMEREEHRQQVFRALKRALGEDKSRTNVLEISELGLVEMTRKRVRQGLQSLLMHQCPTCKGTGVVKSPGAITAEIYRKIQAAAADVGGQEVLIRVNPDMAAHFEEAEAEGLEILQRRIQRKVTVQAVQTLHKDEYEIITR, from the coding sequence ATGCCACGGACAATCGTCATCAATGCCGGGATCAGCGAAACCCGGGTCGCCGTCGTCGACAGCGGCCTGCTCAGCGATCTCTCGCTGGAGCGCAAGCGCCATCGCTCCATCGTCGGGAACGTCTACAAGGGCGTCGTAACCAACGTCCTGCCGGGCATGCAGGCCGCGTTCGTCGACGTCGGCCTGGCCAAGGACGCCTTCCTCTACGCCGGCGACTTCACCGCCAATGTCGGCGAGTACGAGCGCATGATGCTCGCCGATGATGAGGCGGACATCGAGCTCGAGGAGCCCCCCGAGCGCGAGCGGCGCGAGATCGCCCCCATCGAGGACGTCCTGCGCAAGGGCCAGGAGATCCTCGTCCAGGTCTCCAAGGAGTCGCTGGGGACCAAGGGCGCTCGCATCACCTCCTTCATCAGCCTGCCCGGCCGCTACCTCGTCTACATGCCGCAGGTGAACCACGTCGGGGTCTCGCGGCGGATCCGCGACGCCGTCGAGCGCGACCGCCTCCGCCGGCTCATCAAGGCGATCCGGCCGCCGGCCGGCGGCGGATTCATCATCCGAACGGTGGGCGAGGGCAAGGGCGAGGAGGAGTTCCGAGCCGACATCGAGTTCCTGATGCGCCTCTGGCAGCAGATCCAGGCGCGCTTCGCCCAGGCTCCGCCCCGCTCGGTGCTCCACGAGGAAGGCGACCTGATCTTCCGGGTCGTCCGGGACCTGTTCACGGCCGACGTCGAGGAGATCATCATCGATGCCGAGGCGGAGTATCGCCGCGCGCTGGAATACGCGCAGAGCCTGGTTCCGGTCCTGGCCCACCGGGTCCACCTCTACGAGGGCCGGGAGCCCGTCTTCGAGGCCCGCGGGATCGAGAAGGAGATCGAGAAGGCGCTCCGCCGAAAAGTCTGGCTCAAGTCCGGCGGCTACCTGGTCGTCGACCAGACGGAGGCCCTCGTCTCCATCGACGTCAACACCGGCAAGTACGTCGGCAAGCGCGACTTCGAGGAGACGATCCTGAAGATCAACCTCGAAGCCGTCAACGAGGTGGTCCGCCAGATCCGCCTTCGCGACCTGGGCGGGATCATCATCATCGACTTCATCGACATGGAGCGCGAAGAGCACCGCCAGCAGGTCTTCCGTGCCCTGAAGCGGGCGCTGGGCGAGGACAAGTCCCGGACGAACGTGCTCGAGATCTCCGAGCTCGGCCTGGTCGAGATGACACGCAAGCGGGTCCGCCAGGGACTCCAGTCGCTCCTCATGCACCAGTGCCCCACCTGCAAGGGCACCGGCGTGGTGAAGTCGCCGGGGGCGATCACGGCGGAGATCTACCGGAAGATCCAGGCGGCGGCGGCTGACGTCGGGGGCCAGGAGGTCCTGATCCGGGTCAACCCGGACATGGCCGCTCACTTCGAGGAGGCCGAGGCGGAAGGTCTCGAGATCCTGCAGCGTCGGATCCAGCGGAAGGTGACGGTCCAGGCCGTCCAGACGCTCCACAAGGACGAGTACGAGATCATCACCCGATAG
- a CDS encoding metal-sensitive transcriptional regulator: MNAESKATLLRRLRRIEGQVRGLQRMVDREAYCVDIVHQVAAARAALTEVSRALVGGHVERCVVDAVRSGSRRDRNRKVAELLDVLARLDGG, translated from the coding sequence ATGAACGCCGAATCGAAGGCGACGCTGCTCCGCCGGCTGCGGCGGATCGAGGGGCAGGTCCGCGGCCTCCAGCGCATGGTCGACCGGGAGGCTTACTGCGTGGACATCGTCCACCAGGTGGCCGCCGCTCGGGCCGCGCTCACCGAGGTGAGCCGGGCCCTGGTGGGCGGGCACGTCGAGCGGTGCGTGGTGGACGCCGTCCGCTCGGGAAGCCGGCGGGACCGGAACCGTAAGGTGGCCGAGCTCCTGGATGTTCTGGCGCGTCTCGACGGGGGCTAA
- a CDS encoding DUF2182 domain-containing protein, producing MATLAGSDRVLVWGGLTGLTLGAWGYLLHLHRGMAGMAADGMSGLPGMTPMLAPWTAADLAFTFTMWAVMMVGMMLPSAAPVILLFAAVNRKRREQGGVAVPTAVFGLGYLVVWGGFCVVATSAQEGLHTAALLSLALAAASPILGGVLLIGAGLYQLTPLKQVCLAHCRSPLGFLMTQWREGFGGAFWMGLRHGGYCLGCCWVLMGLLFVAGVMNLLWVAAIAAFILLEKAGPGGVMIGRVASVVLIVAGLAVLGQAVLRM from the coding sequence GTGGCAACGCTGGCGGGGAGTGACCGGGTCCTCGTCTGGGGCGGCCTCACCGGCCTCACGCTCGGCGCGTGGGGCTACCTCCTCCACCTCCACCGGGGCATGGCGGGGATGGCCGCCGACGGGATGAGCGGCTTGCCCGGCATGACGCCGATGCTGGCCCCCTGGACCGCCGCCGACCTCGCCTTCACCTTCACGATGTGGGCGGTCATGATGGTGGGGATGATGCTGCCGTCGGCCGCCCCCGTGATCCTGCTCTTCGCGGCGGTGAACCGGAAGCGCCGCGAGCAGGGCGGCGTGGCGGTCCCGACCGCCGTCTTCGGCCTCGGCTACCTCGTGGTGTGGGGTGGCTTCTGCGTGGTCGCGACGAGCGCGCAGGAGGGCCTCCACACGGCGGCGCTGCTCTCGCTGGCCCTGGCGGCGGCCAGCCCCATCCTCGGCGGGGTGCTCCTGATCGGGGCGGGCCTGTACCAGCTCACGCCCCTGAAGCAGGTCTGCCTCGCCCACTGCCGGAGCCCGCTCGGCTTTCTCATGACCCAGTGGCGGGAGGGCTTCGGGGGCGCGTTCTGGATGGGGCTCCGCCACGGGGGCTACTGCCTCGGCTGCTGCTGGGTGCTGATGGGACTCCTCTTCGTGGCCGGCGTGATGAACCTCTTGTGGGTCGCCGCGATCGCCGCCTTCATCCTGCTCGAGAAGGCCGGGCCGGGCGGCGTCATGATCGGGCGCGTCGCGAGCGTCGTCCTGATCGTGGCCGGGCTCGCCGTGCTGGGTCAGGCCGTCCTGCGGATGTGA
- a CDS encoding heavy metal translocating P-type ATPase — translation MATTSGSRVDLETLTVPVAGMSCAACVGRVESALRSVPGVVEASVNLASERARVVFPGGRVSVEALRRAVQAAGYDIPATAGAASEEPDREQVARGREMARLRLKVLAGTLLSVPVLLGSFPHLFPWVPAPFSDPWVQLALTAPVQFWVGASFHRGAVAALRHRTATMNTLVSLGTNAAFFGSVAVTLWPHTLMAVGAMTYYDTAAVLMTLIVLGRYLEARARGRTSEAIRALVGLRPKTARLVRGDAEVDVPLDAVVPGNLVRVRPGEKVPVDGAVVDGRSTVDESMLTGESLPVPKGPGDRVIGATLNRTGAFTFRAERVGRDTVLAQIIRLVETAQGSKAPIQRLADRVAAVFVPIVLALAAVTFGVWWGWGPDPALLFALSNTVAVLVIACPCAMGLATPTAIMVGTGKAAEHGVLIKSATALELLHRVRTIVLDKTGTLTRGRPEVTDVLPRDGMPAAELLALAAAVERSSEHPLGEAILARAAAEGAPMAAADGFEALPGHGVSARVAGHAVLLGHARLLGERGIALDGLGKEAERLEAEGKTAVFVAVDGEVRGLIAVADVLRPEAAAAVAAVRRLGLEVVMLTGDTRRTARAIARQAGVEQVLAEIPPSDKAAEVARLRAEGRLVAMVGDGINDAPALAQADVGIAMGSGTDVALEAADVTLLSGDLRSLVTAIELSRATLRIIRQNLGWAFGYNVLLLPVAAGVLYPAFGAGGVPAALRPVLGEAGLLSPILAGAAMALSSVSVVTNSLRLKRFRPAGRPDA, via the coding sequence ATGGCGACGACGTCCGGCTCCCGGGTCGACCTCGAGACGCTGACCGTGCCGGTCGCGGGCATGAGCTGCGCCGCCTGCGTGGGACGCGTCGAGTCCGCCCTCCGGAGCGTCCCCGGCGTCGTCGAGGCCTCGGTGAACCTCGCGAGCGAGCGGGCCCGGGTCGTGTTCCCGGGCGGCCGGGTGAGCGTGGAGGCCCTCCGCCGCGCGGTCCAGGCCGCCGGCTACGACATCCCGGCGACCGCCGGGGCAGCCAGCGAGGAGCCGGACCGCGAACAGGTGGCTCGCGGGCGCGAGATGGCCCGGCTCCGCCTGAAGGTCCTGGCCGGGACGCTCCTGTCCGTCCCCGTCCTCCTCGGCAGCTTTCCGCACCTCTTCCCCTGGGTGCCGGCGCCCTTCTCGGATCCATGGGTGCAGCTCGCCCTGACGGCGCCGGTTCAGTTCTGGGTCGGCGCGAGCTTCCATCGCGGCGCCGTCGCGGCGCTCCGTCACCGCACCGCCACCATGAACACCCTCGTCTCGCTGGGGACGAACGCGGCGTTCTTCGGGAGCGTCGCGGTGACGCTGTGGCCGCATACCCTCATGGCCGTCGGCGCCATGACCTACTACGACACGGCGGCCGTCCTGATGACGCTGATCGTGCTCGGCCGTTACCTGGAAGCCCGGGCCCGAGGGCGGACCTCCGAGGCGATCCGCGCGCTGGTGGGACTCCGGCCGAAGACGGCGCGGCTGGTCCGGGGCGATGCCGAGGTGGACGTGCCGCTCGACGCCGTCGTGCCCGGGAACCTCGTGCGGGTGCGGCCCGGCGAGAAGGTCCCGGTCGACGGCGCCGTCGTCGACGGCCGCTCGACCGTGGACGAGTCGATGCTCACCGGGGAAAGCCTGCCGGTCCCCAAGGGGCCTGGCGACCGGGTGATCGGGGCCACGCTGAACCGGACCGGCGCGTTCACCTTCCGGGCCGAGCGGGTCGGGCGCGACACGGTCCTCGCGCAGATCATCCGCCTCGTGGAGACTGCCCAGGGCTCGAAGGCGCCGATCCAGCGGCTGGCCGATCGGGTCGCGGCGGTGTTCGTGCCCATCGTGCTGGCCCTGGCGGCCGTCACCTTCGGCGTCTGGTGGGGCTGGGGGCCGGATCCCGCGCTCCTCTTCGCACTCTCGAACACCGTGGCGGTCCTGGTCATCGCCTGTCCGTGCGCGATGGGCTTGGCGACGCCGACCGCCATCATGGTGGGTACCGGCAAGGCCGCCGAGCACGGGGTCCTGATCAAGAGCGCCACCGCCCTCGAGCTCCTCCACCGGGTCCGGACGATCGTGCTCGACAAGACCGGGACCCTGACGCGCGGCCGTCCCGAGGTCACCGACGTCTTGCCGCGCGACGGCATGCCGGCCGCCGAGCTCCTCGCCCTCGCCGCGGCCGTCGAGCGGAGCTCGGAGCACCCGCTCGGCGAAGCGATCCTGGCGCGCGCGGCCGCCGAGGGCGCTCCCATGGCTGCCGCCGACGGCTTCGAGGCGCTGCCGGGCCACGGCGTCTCGGCGCGCGTCGCCGGCCATGCCGTGCTCCTGGGCCACGCCCGACTCCTGGGCGAGCGCGGGATCGCGCTCGACGGCCTCGGCAAGGAGGCCGAGCGGCTCGAGGCGGAGGGGAAGACCGCCGTCTTCGTCGCGGTGGACGGAGAGGTTCGGGGTCTCATCGCGGTTGCCGACGTGCTGAGGCCCGAGGCCGCGGCGGCCGTCGCCGCCGTCCGCCGGCTCGGGCTCGAGGTCGTCATGCTCACCGGCGACACGCGCCGGACCGCGCGGGCGATCGCGCGCCAGGCGGGCGTCGAGCAGGTTCTGGCCGAAATCCCACCCTCGGACAAGGCGGCCGAGGTCGCGCGGCTCCGGGCCGAGGGCCGGCTGGTGGCCATGGTGGGAGACGGGATCAACGACGCCCCGGCCTTGGCCCAGGCCGATGTCGGGATCGCGATGGGCTCGGGTACGGACGTCGCGCTCGAGGCGGCGGACGTGACGCTGCTCTCGGGAGACCTCCGGTCGCTCGTCACCGCCATCGAGCTCTCGCGCGCCACGCTCCGGATCATCCGACAGAACCTCGGCTGGGCCTTCGGCTACAACGTGCTCCTCCTGCCGGTGGCGGCCGGCGTCCTCTATCCGGCCTTCGGGGCCGGCGGCGTCCCGGCCGCGCTCCGTCCCGTACTCGGCGAGGCGGGGCTCCTGTCCCCCATCCTGGCGGGCGCGGCGATGGCGCTCTCCAGCGTGTCGGTCGTCACGAACTCCCTCCGGCTCAAGCGCTTCCGCCCAGCCGGGCGGCCTGACGCGTGA
- the hutH gene encoding histidine ammonia-lyase translates to MNTVVLGEPLAPEDVVGVARAGWPVALPAETERRISHGRAFVDRLAAGETPVYGITTGVGKLKDVLIPAPERRALQLNLIRSHAAGLGPPMAVAETRAMWLCLAASLARGHSGVRPAVVRLLGDCLNRGVTPVVPEWGSLGASGDLIPLAHAALVLVGEGEAWVDARRLPGADALAAASLEPLTLEAKEGLALLNGTHQMAGTGALLLHDAAAVLRLADVTGSMSLEALMGTNTAADPRLHALRAHPGQVAAAANVRRLTAASAIIASHADCHRVQDAYSLRCLPQVHGAAREAHAFARAILARELASVTDNPLIFPDDEHVLPGGNFHGQPLALAFDALAIGLGYLAGIAERRIDRLVNPLVSELPAFLAADGGLRSGYMLAQYQAAALASEVKTLAHPASADSIPTSGNQEDFVSMGAAAVRKCRQVLSRVRAVLAIEAVCAAQALDFRAPLRPGRGSAAAQAAIRARVPPLTEDRVLRDDFMAALGLVEDGSLLAAVEAAAGPLD, encoded by the coding sequence GTGAACACCGTGGTGCTCGGGGAGCCCCTCGCCCCCGAAGACGTGGTCGGTGTCGCGCGGGCGGGCTGGCCGGTGGCCCTCCCGGCCGAGACCGAGCGGCGCATCAGCCATGGCCGCGCCTTCGTGGATCGGCTCGCCGCGGGCGAGACGCCCGTCTACGGCATCACCACCGGGGTGGGAAAGCTGAAGGACGTCCTGATCCCCGCGCCCGAGCGCCGGGCGCTCCAGCTGAACCTGATCCGGAGCCACGCGGCGGGCCTCGGGCCGCCGATGGCGGTGGCGGAGACCCGGGCGATGTGGCTCTGCCTGGCGGCGTCGCTCGCGCGAGGCCACTCGGGCGTGCGCCCGGCCGTCGTCCGGCTCCTCGGCGACTGCCTGAACCGCGGCGTCACGCCCGTCGTCCCGGAGTGGGGCTCGCTCGGGGCCTCGGGCGACCTGATCCCGCTCGCCCACGCCGCGCTCGTCCTCGTCGGCGAAGGCGAGGCGTGGGTCGACGCGCGGCGCCTCCCCGGTGCCGACGCGCTCGCCGCCGCCTCACTCGAGCCCCTCACGCTGGAGGCGAAGGAAGGGCTCGCCCTCCTCAACGGGACCCATCAGATGGCGGGCACCGGGGCGCTCCTCCTGCACGACGCGGCCGCCGTGCTGCGATTGGCCGACGTCACCGGCTCGATGAGCCTCGAGGCCCTCATGGGGACGAACACAGCCGCCGATCCGCGGCTCCACGCCCTCCGGGCCCATCCCGGACAGGTGGCGGCCGCCGCCAACGTCCGGCGGCTCACCGCGGCGAGCGCGATCATCGCCTCCCACGCCGACTGCCACCGGGTCCAGGATGCGTACAGCCTCCGCTGCCTGCCTCAGGTCCACGGGGCCGCTCGCGAGGCCCACGCCTTCGCGCGCGCCATCCTCGCCCGGGAGCTGGCGAGCGTCACTGACAACCCGCTCATCTTCCCCGACGACGAGCACGTGCTCCCGGGTGGCAACTTCCACGGCCAGCCCCTCGCGCTCGCCTTCGACGCGCTCGCCATCGGGCTGGGGTACCTCGCCGGCATCGCCGAGCGGCGCATCGACCGGCTGGTGAACCCCCTCGTGTCGGAGCTGCCCGCCTTCCTGGCAGCGGACGGCGGCCTTCGGTCCGGGTACATGCTCGCGCAGTACCAGGCGGCGGCGCTCGCCTCCGAGGTCAAGACGCTCGCCCACCCGGCTTCGGCCGACTCGATCCCGACCTCGGGGAATCAGGAGGACTTCGTCTCCATGGGGGCGGCCGCGGTGCGGAAGTGCCGCCAGGTCCTGTCCCGGGTGCGAGCCGTCCTCGCGATCGAGGCCGTGTGCGCGGCCCAGGCGCTCGACTTCCGGGCGCCGCTCCGGCCGGGCCGGGGGAGCGCCGCTGCGCAGGCGGCGATCCGGGCGCGGGTGCCGCCGCTGACCGAGGATCGCGTCTTACGCGACGACTTCATGGCGGCTCTCGGGCTGGTGGAGGACGGAAGCCTCCTGGCCGCCGTCGAAGCCGCCGCCGGCCCGCTGGACTGA
- a CDS encoding DUF2889 domain-containing protein has product MVPSSPYLADADRYERAMHGWVDVPEDAAFAITVRIADPWVGVELAAVTTPSPEYAIRAARGRVLVGPVERIDPALGEAMTGLGGIPMTPGYRRKVSEVAGGRPGASYFVDAAIEVARLARQVTRLPDDVVARHLPEGPVGAWRLDMQGWVDLPSSCYTYRPASERLFAERHVAAPIPPILYHPPRGAQRVFNRTKVARLERRVDQLLLSHAMFDEVHSFQIWYVVDAEGTVVDAGSRTPRLPYVGICDDAQVRVRELMGQRLDTGLRKRLGGLVGGTSGCAQLYDLTADLLRLVTLA; this is encoded by the coding sequence GTGGTGCCGTCGTCCCCGTACCTCGCCGACGCCGATCGCTACGAGCGCGCGATGCACGGATGGGTGGACGTCCCCGAGGACGCCGCCTTCGCCATCACCGTGCGGATCGCCGATCCCTGGGTCGGCGTCGAGCTCGCCGCGGTGACGACGCCCTCGCCGGAGTACGCGATTCGCGCCGCGCGCGGGCGCGTCCTGGTGGGGCCGGTGGAGCGCATCGACCCGGCTCTCGGCGAGGCCATGACGGGCCTCGGCGGGATTCCGATGACCCCCGGGTACAGGCGGAAGGTGAGCGAGGTGGCCGGGGGCCGGCCGGGGGCCTCCTACTTCGTGGACGCCGCCATCGAGGTGGCCCGGCTCGCGCGGCAGGTGACGCGGCTTCCGGACGACGTGGTCGCGCGGCACCTCCCCGAGGGCCCCGTCGGCGCCTGGCGGCTCGACATGCAGGGCTGGGTCGATCTCCCGTCCTCGTGCTACACCTACCGCCCGGCATCGGAGCGGCTCTTCGCGGAGCGTCACGTCGCGGCGCCGATTCCGCCGATCCTGTATCACCCGCCGCGCGGCGCTCAGCGCGTCTTCAACCGGACGAAGGTGGCGCGGCTCGAGCGGCGCGTGGATCAGCTTCTCCTCAGCCACGCCATGTTCGACGAGGTCCACTCGTTCCAGATCTGGTACGTCGTGGATGCCGAGGGGACGGTCGTCGACGCCGGCTCACGCACCCCGCGCCTGCCGTACGTGGGGATCTGTGACGACGCGCAGGTCCGCGTGAGGGAGCTCATGGGGCAGCGGCTGGACACGGGGCTGCGGAAGCGTCTCGGCGGGCTGGTGGGCGGGACGAGCGGCTGCGCTCAGCTTTACGACCTGACCGCCGACCTCCTCCGACTCGTCACCCTCGCCTGA
- the ftcD gene encoding glutamate formimidoyltransferase produces MLGLLECIPNVSEGKDAEVLNAIAGAIQRVATVRLLDRHADPDHNRAVFTLAGPPEAVVEAALAAGREAVARIDMRAHAGVHPRIGAVDVVPFVPLDGCTMADAIAAAHRFGLAFAAETGVPVFFYGAAARRPERRELPQIRLGQYEGLPARLADPAAAPDTGPASFVPRSGATAVGAREPLVAFNVWLDTDDLAAARAIARAVRASAGGLPGIQAMGVRLASRGCTQVSMNLTDLGRTSLWAALQAVTQEAARRGIAIRRCELVGLCPERALTEFRARGRDLPGFGEDRVLERVLARAV; encoded by the coding sequence ATGCTCGGGCTCCTCGAGTGCATCCCCAACGTCAGCGAAGGCAAGGACGCCGAGGTGCTGAACGCCATCGCCGGCGCCATCCAGCGCGTGGCCACGGTACGGCTCCTGGATCGGCACGCCGACCCCGACCACAACCGCGCCGTCTTCACCCTCGCCGGCCCGCCGGAGGCGGTCGTCGAGGCGGCGCTGGCGGCCGGGCGCGAGGCCGTGGCCCGGATCGACATGCGCGCCCACGCGGGCGTCCACCCGCGGATCGGCGCGGTGGACGTGGTGCCGTTCGTCCCGCTCGACGGGTGTACGATGGCCGACGCGATCGCAGCGGCGCATCGGTTCGGCCTGGCCTTCGCGGCAGAGACCGGCGTTCCGGTCTTCTTCTACGGCGCGGCGGCGCGCCGCCCCGAGCGGCGCGAGCTCCCCCAGATCCGGCTCGGCCAGTACGAAGGGTTGCCCGCCCGGCTCGCCGACCCCGCGGCCGCGCCCGACACCGGCCCGGCCAGCTTCGTCCCACGAAGCGGCGCCACCGCCGTGGGCGCCCGAGAGCCGCTCGTCGCGTTCAACGTGTGGCTGGACACCGACGATCTCGCGGCGGCGCGCGCCATCGCCCGCGCCGTGCGGGCGTCGGCGGGCGGGCTCCCCGGTATCCAGGCGATGGGCGTCCGGCTCGCGAGCCGGGGATGCACCCAGGTCTCGATGAATCTGACCGACCTCGGGCGGACCTCGCTCTGGGCCGCCCTCCAGGCCGTGACCCAGGAGGCCGCGCGTCGCGGCATCGCGATCCGCCGGTGCGAGCTCGTGGGACTCTGCCCGGAAAGGGCGCTGACCGAGTTCCGCGCCCGTGGCCGGGACCTTCCGGGATTCGGCGAGGACCGCGTCCTCGAGCGGGTCCTCGCGCGAGCTGTCTGA
- a CDS encoding amidohydrolase has translation MSSRTPDASDALDPEVSRLAPQLSSVRRTIHQYPEPGFAEVRTAALVAERLRALGLDVRTEVAKTGVVGLLRGAGPGRTLLLRADMDCLPVEEATGAPYASRHPGQMHACGHDGHVAMLLGAAEVLAARRQRLAGAVKFVFQPAEEGPGGAEPMIQSGVLDGPPVDAAVGLHLLNDYPVGTIALRPGPIMAATDRVSLVVRGRGGHGAAPHQTIDAILVAAHLVTALQAISSREVAPTTPVVVTIGTIQGGFRYNVIAPEVALTGTVRSFDPKLRQELPGRIERIARGVAAAFGAEVEADYDFGYPSTVNDPAMTDLVRQAAVTVVGERGIVVPDLLMGGEDMSYFLEAVPGCFAFVGSANPERGLNHPHHSPGFDFDEAALPIGVQVLVRTAERYLAP, from the coding sequence ATGTCCAGCAGGACCCCCGACGCGTCGGACGCGCTCGATCCCGAGGTGAGCCGCCTCGCCCCCCAGCTCTCCTCGGTCCGGCGGACGATCCACCAGTACCCCGAGCCGGGCTTCGCCGAGGTCCGGACGGCCGCCCTCGTCGCCGAGCGCCTGCGGGCGCTGGGGCTCGACGTGCGCACCGAGGTCGCCAAGACCGGCGTGGTCGGACTGCTCCGGGGCGCCGGTCCGGGCCGGACCCTCCTCCTGCGGGCCGACATGGACTGTCTGCCGGTCGAAGAGGCGACCGGGGCGCCCTATGCCTCGCGGCACCCGGGACAGATGCACGCCTGCGGGCACGACGGCCACGTGGCCATGCTGCTCGGCGCCGCCGAGGTCCTCGCGGCGCGGCGCCAGCGGCTCGCCGGCGCCGTGAAGTTCGTCTTCCAGCCGGCCGAGGAGGGGCCGGGGGGCGCCGAGCCGATGATCCAGAGCGGCGTGCTCGACGGCCCGCCGGTGGACGCGGCGGTAGGACTCCACCTTCTCAACGACTACCCGGTCGGCACCATCGCCCTCCGGCCGGGGCCGATCATGGCGGCGACCGATCGGGTCTCGCTCGTCGTTCGAGGCCGCGGGGGACACGGGGCCGCCCCCCATCAGACGATCGACGCGATCCTGGTCGCCGCTCACCTGGTGACGGCGCTCCAGGCGATCTCGTCGCGCGAGGTCGCGCCCACGACGCCGGTGGTGGTCACGATCGGCACCATCCAGGGCGGCTTCCGCTACAACGTGATCGCGCCCGAGGTCGCGCTGACCGGGACCGTGCGCAGCTTCGACCCCAAGCTCCGCCAGGAGCTGCCGGGCCGCATCGAGCGGATCGCCCGCGGGGTCGCGGCCGCCTTCGGCGCCGAGGTCGAGGCGGACTACGACTTCGGGTACCCGTCGACGGTGAACGATCCCGCGATGACGGACCTCGTGCGCCAGGCGGCGGTGACGGTCGTCGGGGAGCGTGGGATCGTCGTTCCGGACCTCCTGATGGGGGGCGAGGACATGTCGTACTTCCTCGAGGCGGTCCCGGGCTGCTTCGCCTTCGTCGGCTCGGCGAACCCCGAGCGGGGGCTGAATCACCCGCACCACTCGCCGGGGTTCGACTTCGACGAGGCCGCCCTGCCGATCGGCGTGCAGGTGCTGGTGCGCACCGCCGAGCGCTACCTGGCGCCGTGA